Proteins found in one Streptomyces sp. NBC_00461 genomic segment:
- the trpM gene encoding tryptophan biosynthesis modulator TrpM encodes MTLTMTTVDRYARLARGCRPRGCRAPARRVHGRRVRYVIGDEPGQVNGRRWQRAL; translated from the coding sequence ATGACCCTCACCATGACGACCGTGGACCGGTACGCCCGCCTCGCGCGCGGCTGCCGCCCCCGTGGCTGCCGCGCCCCGGCACGCCGCGTACACGGTCGTAGGGTCAGGTACGTCATCGGAGACGAACCGGGGCAGGTAAACGGCCGCCGATGGCAGCGCGCCCTTTAG
- the hisI gene encoding phosphoribosyl-AMP cyclohydrolase, protein MSSTPRPSSLAPDLAARLKRSADGLVPAIAQQYDTGEVLMLGWMDDEALHRTLTTGRCTYWSRSRGEYWVKGDTSGHFQWVKSVALDCDADTVLVKVDQVGAACHTGARTCFDVDVLLKDADSGVPAQDQ, encoded by the coding sequence ATGAGCAGCACGCCCCGGCCCAGCAGCCTCGCCCCGGACCTCGCCGCGCGCCTCAAGCGCAGCGCCGACGGGCTAGTCCCAGCGATCGCCCAGCAGTACGACACCGGAGAGGTGCTCATGCTCGGCTGGATGGACGACGAGGCGCTGCACCGCACCCTCACCACCGGCCGCTGCACCTACTGGTCGCGCAGCCGCGGGGAGTACTGGGTCAAGGGCGACACCTCCGGCCACTTCCAGTGGGTCAAGTCCGTCGCGCTGGACTGCGACGCGGACACCGTGCTGGTCAAGGTCGACCAGGTGGGCGCCGCCTGCCACACAGGCGCGCGCACCTGTTTCGACGTCGACGTGCTCCTCAAGGACGCCGATTCCGGCGTACCGGCGCAGGATCAGTAA
- a CDS encoding HGxxPAAW family protein, which yields MAGSSHGHTPAAWTGVTIAFIGFCVSGAFMVMAEPVGFWAGMAIVVVGGIVGWIMSAMGLGQEKDAHETFQDALAQSQAAHAKS from the coding sequence ATGGCGGGCAGCAGCCACGGTCACACCCCGGCCGCCTGGACCGGTGTCACGATCGCCTTCATCGGTTTCTGCGTCTCGGGTGCCTTCATGGTGATGGCCGAGCCCGTGGGCTTCTGGGCCGGCATGGCGATCGTGGTCGTCGGCGGCATCGTCGGCTGGATCATGAGCGCGATGGGCCTCGGCCAGGAGAAGGACGCGCACGAGACGTTCCAGGACGCGCTGGCGCAGAGCCAGGCGGCGCACGCCAAGAGCTGA
- a CDS encoding ArsR/SmtB family transcription factor translates to MPERDRDRRITDVGTLKALAHPLRAQLYRLLIIARAATASQLAEQVDEAVSLVSYHLRKLAVHGLIEEAEARSGDGRERWWQPASDGVSVHEEDFRDAPEKAAAHTAASRLFFEQRADMYRRHLDERAHWGDAWTAASDSSEWLLRLTPDELAELAKEMNDLVRRYEEHGRAAVAAGDTEGRENVAVHTYGFPFRV, encoded by the coding sequence ATGCCTGAGAGGGACAGAGACCGCCGGATCACGGACGTGGGCACGCTCAAGGCCCTCGCCCACCCCCTGCGGGCGCAGCTGTACCGACTGCTGATCATCGCGCGGGCGGCGACCGCCTCACAGCTCGCCGAGCAGGTCGACGAGGCCGTCTCGCTCGTCAGCTACCACCTGCGCAAGCTGGCCGTGCACGGGCTCATCGAGGAGGCCGAGGCGCGCAGCGGGGACGGGCGGGAGCGATGGTGGCAGCCTGCCTCGGACGGCGTGAGCGTCCACGAAGAGGACTTCCGGGACGCGCCCGAGAAGGCCGCCGCGCACACCGCGGCCAGCCGCCTCTTCTTCGAGCAGCGCGCCGACATGTACCGACGCCACCTCGACGAGCGCGCCCACTGGGGCGACGCGTGGACGGCGGCGTCCGACTCCTCCGAGTGGCTGCTGCGGCTCACCCCGGACGAACTGGCCGAGCTGGCCAAGGAGATGAACGACCTCGTCCGCCGCTACGAGGAGCACGGCCGCGCCGCCGTGGCCGCGGGCGACACCGAGGGCCGCGAGAACGTCGCGGTGCACACGTACGGCTTCCCCTTCCGCGTCTGA
- a CDS encoding RidA family protein, with translation MSEVRRVRTGAPWEDAFGYSRAVELPNGLVLVSGCTSIVDGEIAGGGPYEQAVNAFTVALTALGQVGLGRDDVVRTRMYITHARDVEEVGRAHKELFDTVRPAASMIIVSGFVDPSLVVEVEVEAFRGGSA, from the coding sequence GTGAGTGAGGTACGTCGGGTGAGGACGGGTGCCCCCTGGGAGGACGCCTTCGGCTACTCCCGCGCGGTCGAGCTGCCGAACGGCCTGGTGCTGGTCTCCGGCTGCACGTCCATAGTGGACGGCGAGATCGCCGGAGGCGGCCCGTACGAGCAGGCGGTCAACGCCTTCACCGTCGCGCTGACGGCGCTCGGGCAAGTGGGCCTCGGCCGTGACGACGTGGTGCGCACGCGCATGTACATCACGCACGCCCGGGACGTGGAGGAGGTCGGGCGTGCTCACAAGGAGCTGTTCGACACCGTCCGGCCCGCTGCATCAATGATCATCGTCTCCGGTTTCGTGGACCCCAGCCTGGTCGTCGAGGTCGAGGTGGAGGCGTTCCGAGGGGGTTCCGCATGA
- a CDS encoding TIGR03085 family metal-binding protein — MSTFAKRERLLLADLLEAEGPDAPTLCTDWQTRDLAAHVVVRERRPDAAGGILIKPLAPRLERVMAEFTAKPYEELIQLIRTGPPRFSPFQLKQVDEMSNTVEFYVHTEDVRRAQPDWTPRELDQVFQDTLWSRLERSARLMGRSAPTGLVLRRPDGQTAVAHRGTPVVTVTGEPSELLLFSYGRQSAATVELDGDKDAVAKLHEAKQLGI; from the coding sequence ATGTCGACTTTCGCCAAGCGTGAACGACTTCTCCTGGCCGACCTGTTGGAGGCCGAGGGCCCGGACGCCCCGACCCTCTGCACGGACTGGCAGACCCGTGATCTCGCCGCGCACGTGGTGGTGCGCGAGCGCCGCCCCGATGCCGCCGGCGGCATCCTGATCAAACCGCTCGCGCCGCGCCTGGAGCGGGTGATGGCCGAGTTCACCGCGAAGCCCTACGAGGAGCTGATTCAGCTGATCCGTACGGGTCCCCCGCGCTTCTCGCCCTTCCAGCTCAAGCAGGTCGACGAGATGTCGAACACGGTGGAGTTCTACGTCCACACGGAGGACGTCCGCCGCGCGCAGCCGGACTGGACGCCGCGCGAGCTGGACCAGGTGTTCCAGGACACCCTGTGGTCCCGCCTGGAGCGCTCGGCCCGCCTCATGGGCCGCAGCGCCCCGACGGGCCTGGTGCTGCGCCGCCCGGACGGGCAGACGGCGGTCGCCCACCGCGGGACACCGGTGGTGACGGTGACCGGCGAGCCGTCCGAACTGCTCCTGTTCTCCTACGGCCGGCAGAGCGCCGCCACGGTGGAACTGGACGGCGACAAGGACGCGGTCGCGAAGCTGCACGAGGCCAAGCAGCTGGGCATCTGA
- the hisB gene encoding imidazoleglycerol-phosphate dehydratase HisB, giving the protein MSRVGRVERVTKETSVLVEIDLDGSGKVDVSTGVGFYDHMLDQLGRHGLFDLTVKTEGDLHIDSHHTIEDSALALGAAFKQALGDKVGIYRFGNCTVPLDESLAQVTVDLSGRPYLVHTEPEKMAPMIGEYDTTMTRHILESFVAQAQIALHVHVPYGRNAHHIVECQFKALARALRYASERDPRAAGILPSTKGAL; this is encoded by the coding sequence ATGAGCCGCGTTGGACGTGTGGAACGGGTGACGAAGGAGACGTCGGTGCTCGTCGAGATCGATCTCGACGGCAGCGGCAAGGTCGACGTGTCGACAGGCGTCGGCTTCTACGACCACATGCTCGACCAGCTCGGCCGGCACGGTCTGTTCGACCTGACCGTGAAGACCGAGGGCGACCTGCACATCGACTCGCACCACACCATCGAGGACAGTGCCCTCGCGCTCGGCGCCGCCTTCAAGCAGGCCCTCGGCGACAAGGTCGGGATCTACCGCTTCGGCAACTGCACGGTCCCGCTGGACGAGTCCCTCGCCCAGGTGACGGTGGACCTGAGCGGCCGCCCGTACCTCGTGCACACCGAGCCCGAGAAGATGGCGCCGATGATCGGCGAGTACGACACGACGATGACCCGGCACATCCTGGAGTCCTTCGTCGCCCAGGCGCAGATCGCACTGCACGTGCACGTGCCCTACGGACGCAACGCGCACCACATCGTCGAGTGCCAGTTCAAGGCGCTCGCGCGGGCCCTGCGCTACGCCTCCGAGCGCGACCCGCGCGCGGCCGGCATCCTCCCGTCCACGAAGGGCGCGCTGTAA
- a CDS encoding TIGR02234 family membrane protein — translation MEYVTAAPHPRSEADGPSRAGRRSLALALLCGALGAAVALLATRQRWSEGTATVAGAPFSLAAKGSDVTGVPAALAIVGLAALVAVFAVRRAGRLLVSALLALSGAGTVAAALLGVSDSSALDEKAAQAAGDTSATVHALSHTAWPYVAAAGGALLLVAGLLALRYGRQWPAMSGRYERGGAPKTRRRAAAVDPDRPEDIWKALDRGEDPTSA, via the coding sequence GTGGAGTACGTGACTGCTGCTCCTCACCCCCGTTCCGAAGCCGACGGCCCCTCCCGGGCCGGCCGCCGGAGTCTCGCCCTTGCCCTGCTGTGCGGTGCGCTCGGCGCGGCCGTGGCGCTGCTGGCCACCCGTCAGCGCTGGTCCGAGGGGACCGCGACGGTGGCCGGCGCGCCCTTCTCCCTGGCCGCCAAGGGCAGCGACGTCACCGGCGTCCCCGCGGCGCTCGCCATAGTGGGCCTCGCCGCGCTCGTCGCCGTCTTCGCCGTCCGCAGGGCCGGACGACTGCTGGTCTCGGCCCTGCTCGCGCTCTCCGGCGCCGGTACCGTCGCCGCCGCCCTGCTGGGCGTCTCCGACAGTTCCGCGCTGGACGAGAAGGCCGCGCAGGCCGCGGGCGACACCTCGGCCACCGTGCACGCCCTGAGCCACACCGCCTGGCCGTACGTCGCGGCCGCGGGCGGCGCCCTGCTCCTCGTCGCCGGCCTGCTCGCCCTGCGCTACGGCCGCCAGTGGCCCGCGATGTCCGGCCGCTACGAACGCGGAGGCGCCCCCAAAACCCGCCGCAGGGCCGCGGCCGTCGACCCCGACCGCCCCGAGGACATCTGGAAGGCACTCGACCGCGGCGAGGACCCCACCAGCGCGTAG
- the priA gene encoding bifunctional 1-(5-phosphoribosyl)-5-((5-phosphoribosylamino)methylideneamino)imidazole-4-carboxamide isomerase/phosphoribosylanthranilate isomerase PriA, whose protein sequence is MAKLELLPAVDVRDGQAVRLVHGESGTETSYGSPLEAALAWQRSGAEWLHLVDLDAAFGTGDNRALIAEVAKAMDIKVELSGGIRDDDTLAAALATGCTRVNLGTAALETPDWVAKVIAEHGDKIAVGLDVRGTTLRGRGWTRDGGDLFETLERLDTEGCARYVVTDIAKDGTLQGPNLELLKNVCAATDRPVVASGGVSSLDDLRAIAELVPLGVEGSIVGKALYAKAFTLEEALEAVAQ, encoded by the coding sequence ATGGCCAAGCTCGAACTCCTCCCCGCCGTCGACGTCCGCGACGGCCAGGCCGTCCGCCTCGTGCACGGCGAGTCCGGCACGGAGACCTCGTACGGCTCCCCTCTGGAGGCGGCCCTCGCCTGGCAGCGGTCGGGCGCCGAGTGGCTGCACCTGGTCGACCTGGACGCCGCGTTCGGCACGGGTGACAACCGCGCGCTGATCGCCGAGGTCGCGAAGGCGATGGACATCAAGGTGGAGCTGTCCGGCGGCATCCGCGACGACGACACCCTCGCCGCCGCCCTCGCCACCGGCTGCACCCGGGTGAACCTCGGCACGGCCGCCCTGGAGACTCCGGACTGGGTCGCCAAGGTCATCGCCGAGCACGGCGACAAGATCGCCGTCGGTCTCGACGTACGGGGCACCACGCTCCGCGGCCGCGGCTGGACCCGCGACGGCGGCGACCTCTTCGAGACGCTGGAGCGCCTCGACACGGAGGGCTGCGCGCGGTACGTCGTCACGGACATCGCCAAGGACGGCACCCTGCAGGGCCCCAACCTGGAGCTCCTGAAGAACGTCTGCGCGGCGACCGACCGCCCGGTCGTGGCGTCCGGCGGCGTGTCGTCCCTCGACGACCTCCGCGCCATCGCCGAGCTGGTACCCCTCGGTGTCGAGGGCTCCATCGTCGGGAAGGCCCTGTACGCGAAGGCGTTCACCCTGGAAGAGGCCTTGGAGGCGGTGGCCCAGTGA
- a CDS encoding DUF2752 domain-containing protein has protein sequence MRGVNAEGQPVTPSGVPSTVAARLAVPAGVLAAVAGAFAYVGTVDPNQPGHYPVCPLYRFTGVYCPGCGGLRSAYSFVHGDFLAALQDNALAVIGYLGVAALWTVWVVRSVRGRPLRLDLGRVHLWTLGTLLLVFTVVRNSPFGGWLHP, from the coding sequence ATGCGAGGTGTGAACGCCGAGGGCCAGCCTGTGACGCCGTCCGGCGTCCCTTCGACGGTGGCGGCGAGACTGGCCGTCCCCGCCGGGGTGCTCGCGGCCGTCGCCGGGGCCTTCGCCTACGTGGGCACCGTGGACCCCAACCAGCCCGGCCACTACCCCGTCTGCCCGCTCTACCGGTTCACCGGCGTCTACTGCCCCGGCTGCGGCGGCCTGCGCAGCGCCTACTCGTTCGTCCACGGGGACTTCCTGGCCGCACTCCAGGACAACGCCCTGGCCGTGATCGGCTATCTGGGCGTCGCCGCGCTGTGGACCGTATGGGTGGTGCGCTCGGTGCGCGGACGGCCGCTGCGCCTCGACCTCGGGCGGGTGCACCTGTGGACGCTGGGGACGTTGCTGCTGGTCTTCACGGTTGTCCGGAACTCGCCGTTCGGTGGCTGGCTGCATCCTTGA
- a CDS encoding MFS transporter — MTTTLAPRGGLDDRPAHRDPNVLRWLGAYASSMAGDGVYYVALSWAAVQAGSATQAGLVMSVSALPRAVLMLGGGVVADRFGPRRVVIGSDAVRCASVLAVAGLLLLTGPGLWLLAVLALVFGTVDAVFVPAVGALPARITEPGQLARVQGMRGLAYRCAVIVGAPLGGLGVAVGGAAAAFGLAGLLIAVSVPLLVCVRMRELPADDTVAGRDRTAWADLLAGLRYIRRHRVLAPLVLAIALGDFGFVGPLNVGLTLLADERGWGASGMGWVLAGFGVGAGLVSLLLAVRGRLPHAGQVSGYALLAGAVAIAALAFVPTLLAAVAVALAVGLLAGLSGAMCGALLQTQADPAFLGRVTAVSSLVSLGLTPLSMPLSAAAIGAWGTGPVFVVSAVVCGLGGVVALGVRDLRRAELPG, encoded by the coding sequence GTGACCACCACACTCGCGCCCCGGGGCGGCCTGGACGACCGGCCGGCCCATCGCGACCCCAACGTCCTGCGCTGGCTCGGCGCCTACGCGTCGTCGATGGCCGGCGACGGCGTCTACTACGTCGCCCTGTCCTGGGCCGCCGTGCAGGCCGGTTCCGCCACCCAGGCCGGTCTGGTGATGTCGGTCAGCGCGCTGCCGCGCGCGGTACTGATGCTGGGCGGGGGAGTGGTCGCCGACCGGTTCGGGCCGCGCCGTGTCGTCATCGGCAGCGACGCGGTGCGCTGCGCGTCCGTGCTCGCGGTGGCGGGGCTGCTGTTGCTCACCGGCCCGGGCCTGTGGCTGCTGGCCGTGCTCGCCCTGGTCTTCGGCACGGTGGACGCCGTGTTCGTACCCGCGGTGGGTGCGCTGCCCGCGCGCATCACCGAGCCGGGCCAGCTGGCCCGCGTCCAGGGCATGCGGGGTCTCGCGTACCGGTGCGCCGTCATCGTCGGCGCCCCGCTCGGCGGTCTCGGTGTGGCGGTGGGCGGGGCCGCGGCCGCGTTCGGGCTCGCCGGGCTGCTGATCGCGGTGTCCGTGCCGCTGCTGGTCTGCGTACGGATGCGGGAGCTGCCGGCGGACGACACGGTGGCCGGGCGGGACCGGACCGCCTGGGCCGACCTGCTGGCCGGGCTGCGGTACATCCGCCGCCACCGCGTCCTGGCCCCGTTGGTGCTGGCGATCGCCCTGGGGGACTTCGGGTTCGTCGGGCCGCTCAACGTGGGCCTGACCCTGCTCGCGGACGAGCGCGGCTGGGGGGCGTCCGGGATGGGCTGGGTGCTGGCCGGGTTCGGCGTGGGCGCGGGGCTCGTCTCGCTGCTGCTGGCCGTGCGGGGCCGGCTGCCGCACGCCGGACAGGTGTCCGGGTACGCGCTCCTGGCCGGGGCGGTCGCCATCGCCGCGCTGGCCTTCGTACCGACCCTCCTCGCGGCCGTGGCCGTCGCGCTCGCCGTCGGACTGCTCGCCGGGCTCAGCGGCGCCATGTGCGGTGCCCTCCTGCAGACCCAGGCCGACCCCGCCTTCCTCGGCCGCGTGACCGCCGTCTCCAGCCTGGTCAGCCTCGGACTGACCCCCCTCAGCATGCCGCTGTCCGCAGCCGCGATCGGCGCCTGGGGCACCGGCCCGGTCTTCGTCGTGAGCGCCGTGGTGTGTGGTCTGGGCGGCGTGGTCGCGCTGGGTGTACGGGACCTGCGACGCGCTGAGTTGCCGGGCTGA
- a CDS encoding anthranilate synthase component I, which translates to MDLETFRKLATDRRVIPVTRKLLADGDTPVALYRKLAAERPGTFLLESAENGRTAFQWSRYSFVGVRSAATLTAQDGQAHWVGTPPVGVPEDGDPLAALRATIEALHTPHQEGLPPFTGGMVGYLGYDIVRRLEKIGPGERDDLKLPELTMLLTSDLAVMDHWEGSVLLIANAINHNDLDTGVDEAHADAVARLDAMEADLSRPVAQPPAVLPPSELPEYTALWGGPDFQAAVEDVKERIRAGEAFQVVPSQRFETPCTASALDVYRVLRATNPSPYMYLFRFDGFDVVGSSPEALVKVEDGQAMVHPIAGTRHRGATPQEDQALADELLADPKERAEHLMLVDLGRNDLGRVCEPGSVEVVDFMSVERYSHVMHIVSTVTGKVAAGRTAFDVLTACFPAGTLSGAPKPRAMQIIDELEPSRRGLYGGCVGYLDFAGDSDTAIAIRTALLRDGTAYVQAGAGIVADSDPVAEDQECRNKAAAVLRAVHTANRLGE; encoded by the coding sequence ATGGATCTCGAGACGTTCCGCAAGCTGGCCACCGACCGTCGTGTCATCCCGGTCACCCGCAAGCTCCTCGCCGACGGCGACACCCCGGTCGCGCTCTACCGCAAGCTCGCCGCCGAGCGCCCCGGCACCTTCCTGCTGGAGTCCGCGGAGAACGGCCGCACGGCGTTTCAGTGGTCCCGCTACTCCTTCGTGGGCGTGCGCTCCGCGGCCACCCTGACCGCGCAGGACGGCCAGGCCCACTGGGTCGGCACCCCGCCGGTCGGCGTTCCCGAGGACGGCGACCCGCTCGCCGCGCTGCGCGCCACCATCGAGGCCCTGCACACCCCGCACCAGGAGGGCCTGCCGCCCTTCACCGGCGGCATGGTCGGCTACCTCGGCTACGACATCGTGCGCCGCCTGGAGAAGATCGGCCCGGGGGAGCGGGACGACCTGAAGCTGCCCGAGCTGACCATGCTGCTCACCAGCGACCTCGCCGTCATGGACCACTGGGAGGGCTCGGTCCTGCTGATCGCCAACGCGATCAATCACAACGACCTCGACACGGGCGTCGACGAGGCCCACGCGGACGCCGTGGCCCGCCTGGACGCCATGGAGGCCGACCTCTCGCGTCCGGTCGCCCAGCCCCCGGCCGTCCTCCCGCCCTCGGAACTCCCCGAGTACACCGCGCTCTGGGGCGGCCCCGACTTCCAGGCGGCCGTCGAGGACGTCAAGGAGCGCATCCGCGCCGGGGAGGCCTTCCAGGTGGTCCCCTCCCAGCGCTTCGAAACACCGTGCACGGCAAGCGCGTTGGACGTCTACCGGGTCCTCAGGGCGACGAACCCCTCGCCGTACATGTACCTGTTCCGCTTCGACGGCTTCGACGTCGTGGGCTCGTCCCCCGAGGCCCTGGTGAAGGTCGAGGACGGACAGGCGATGGTCCACCCCATCGCCGGCACCCGGCATCGCGGGGCCACCCCGCAGGAGGACCAGGCCCTCGCCGACGAACTGCTCGCCGACCCGAAAGAGCGCGCCGAGCACCTCATGCTGGTCGACCTCGGCCGCAACGACCTCGGACGGGTCTGCGAGCCAGGTTCGGTGGAGGTCGTCGACTTCATGTCCGTCGAGCGGTACTCGCACGTGATGCACATCGTCTCGACGGTCACCGGCAAGGTCGCCGCCGGCCGCACGGCCTTCGACGTCCTGACGGCCTGCTTCCCGGCCGGCACCCTCTCCGGCGCCCCCAAGCCGCGAGCGATGCAGATCATCGACGAACTCGAGCCGTCCCGGCGCGGGTTGTACGGCGGCTGCGTCGGCTACCTCGACTTCGCCGGCGACTCCGACACCGCCATCGCCATCCGCACGGCCCTGCTCCGGGACGGCACGGCATACGTCCAGGCGGGCGCCGGCATCGTCGCCGACTCCGACCCGGTCGCCGAGGACCAGGAGTGCCGCAACAAGGCGGCGGCGGTCCTGCGCGCGGTCCACACCGCGAACAGACTGGGCGAATAG
- the trpC gene encoding indole-3-glycerol phosphate synthase TrpC — MSVLDEIIDGVRADLAERQARVSLDELKERAAKAPAAKDGLAALRGDGVKVICEVKRSSPSKGALAAIADPAGLAADYEAGGAAVISVLTEERRFGGSLADLEAVRARVDIPVLRKDFIVTSYQLWEARAYGADLVLLIVAALDQPALESLIERAVSIGLTPLVEVHDEDEVERAVDAGAKVIGINARNLKTLEVDRGTFERVAPEIPAHIVKIAESGVRGPHDLIAYANAGADAVLVGESLVTGRDPRSAVSDLVAAAEHPALRHGRS, encoded by the coding sequence GTGAGTGTGCTCGACGAGATCATCGACGGAGTCCGTGCCGACCTCGCGGAGCGGCAGGCGCGCGTCAGCCTCGACGAGCTCAAGGAGCGCGCGGCGAAGGCTCCCGCCGCCAAGGACGGACTGGCCGCACTGCGCGGCGACGGCGTCAAGGTCATCTGCGAGGTCAAGCGTTCCAGCCCCTCCAAGGGCGCGCTGGCCGCGATCGCCGACCCGGCCGGACTCGCCGCGGACTACGAGGCGGGCGGCGCGGCCGTCATCTCCGTCCTCACCGAGGAGCGCCGCTTCGGCGGCTCGCTGGCCGACCTGGAGGCGGTGCGCGCGCGGGTCGACATCCCGGTCCTGCGCAAGGACTTCATCGTCACCTCGTACCAGCTGTGGGAGGCCCGGGCGTACGGCGCCGACCTCGTGCTGCTCATCGTCGCCGCCCTCGACCAGCCGGCCCTGGAGTCACTGATCGAGCGTGCCGTCTCCATCGGCCTCACCCCGCTCGTCGAGGTCCACGACGAGGACGAGGTCGAGCGCGCGGTCGACGCGGGCGCGAAGGTGATCGGCATCAACGCACGCAACCTCAAGACCCTGGAGGTCGACCGGGGCACCTTCGAGCGCGTCGCCCCCGAGATCCCCGCACACATCGTCAAGATCGCCGAGTCCGGCGTCCGCGGCCCGCACGACCTCATCGCCTACGCCAACGCCGGCGCGGACGCGGTCCTGGTCGGCGAGTCCCTGGTCACCGGCCGCGACCCCAGGTCGGCGGTGTCGGACCTGGTGGCAGCGGCCGAGCACCCCGCACTCCGGCACGGCCGCAGCTGA
- the hisF gene encoding imidazole glycerol phosphate synthase subunit HisF, with translation MTLAVRVIPCLDVDNGRVVKGVNFQNLRDAGDPVEMAKVYDAEGADELTFLDITASSGNRETTYDVVRRTAEQVFIPLTVGGGVRTAEDVDRLLRAGADKVGVNTAAITRPELIREIAERFGRQVLVLSVDARRTGSGSFEVTTHGGRKGTGIDAVEWAHRAAELGAGEILLNSMDADGTKDGYDLEMIAAVRRHVTVPVIASGGAGKLAHFPPAVAAGADAVLAASVFHFGDLRIGEVKQELKAAGHPVR, from the coding sequence ATGACCCTGGCGGTGCGAGTCATCCCCTGCCTGGACGTGGACAACGGCCGGGTCGTCAAGGGCGTCAACTTCCAGAACCTGCGCGACGCCGGCGACCCCGTCGAGATGGCCAAGGTGTACGACGCCGAGGGCGCCGACGAGCTGACGTTCCTGGACATCACCGCCTCGTCGGGCAACCGCGAGACGACGTACGACGTGGTGCGCCGCACCGCCGAGCAGGTGTTCATCCCACTGACCGTCGGCGGTGGTGTGCGCACCGCCGAGGACGTCGACAGGCTGCTGCGGGCCGGCGCCGACAAGGTCGGAGTCAACACCGCCGCGATCACCCGCCCGGAGCTGATCCGCGAGATCGCGGAGCGCTTCGGGCGGCAGGTGCTGGTCCTGTCGGTGGACGCGCGCAGGACCGGGAGCGGGTCCTTCGAGGTCACCACCCACGGCGGCCGCAAGGGCACCGGCATCGACGCCGTCGAGTGGGCCCACCGGGCCGCGGAGCTGGGCGCGGGCGAGATCCTGCTCAACTCGATGGACGCGGACGGCACGAAGGACGGCTACGACCTGGAGATGATCGCGGCGGTCCGCAGGCACGTGACCGTTCCGGTGATCGCCTCGGGAGGCGCCGGCAAGCTCGCGCACTTCCCGCCGGCCGTCGCGGCGGGCGCGGACGCGGTGCTGGCGGCGTCGGTGTTCCACTTCGGTGATCTGCGGATCGGGGAAGTGAAGCAGGAGCTGAAGGCCGCGGGACACCCCGTCCGCTGA
- the hisH gene encoding imidazole glycerol phosphate synthase subunit HisH — protein MELSAASKKVVVFDYGFGNVRSAERALARTGADVEITRDFDTAMNADGLLVPGVGAFAACMQGLKEARGDWIVDRRLSGGRPVMGICVGMQILFARGIEHGVETEGLDEWPGSVEPLQAEIVPHMGWNTVEAPADSELFAGLDADARFYFVHSYAVHDWSLEVLNPAMRAPRVTWATHGKPFVAAVENGALWATQFHPEKSGDAGAQLLTNWIGTL, from the coding sequence GTGGAATTGAGCGCGGCTTCGAAGAAGGTCGTCGTCTTCGACTACGGCTTCGGGAACGTCCGCTCCGCCGAGCGTGCCCTCGCCCGTACCGGAGCCGACGTCGAGATCACACGTGACTTCGACACGGCCATGAACGCCGACGGCCTGCTCGTGCCGGGCGTCGGCGCCTTCGCCGCCTGTATGCAGGGCCTGAAGGAGGCGCGCGGCGACTGGATCGTCGACCGCCGGCTGTCGGGCGGCCGTCCGGTCATGGGCATCTGCGTCGGCATGCAGATCCTCTTCGCGCGCGGCATCGAGCACGGCGTGGAGACCGAGGGCCTCGACGAGTGGCCCGGCTCGGTCGAGCCGCTGCAGGCCGAGATCGTGCCCCACATGGGCTGGAACACCGTCGAGGCACCGGCCGACTCCGAGCTGTTCGCCGGCCTGGACGCGGACGCGCGCTTCTACTTCGTGCACTCCTACGCCGTTCACGACTGGTCCCTCGAAGTGCTCAACCCGGCGATGCGCGCCCCCAGGGTGACCTGGGCGACGCACGGCAAGCCGTTCGTGGCCGCCGTCGAGAACGGCGCCCTGTGGGCCACCCAGTTCCACCCCGAGAAGTCCGGCGACGCCGGAGCGCAGCTGCTCACCAACTGGATCGGAACCCTGTAG